In Streptococcus parauberis NCFD 2020, the sequence TAAATTGGTCAAAGGAAGAACGTTTAGATCTTGTTAAAGCAATCTATCAAACTGGCGTACGAATTCCAAGTATTTGTTTTTCAGGTCATCGTAGGTACCCACTTGGGTCAAATAATCCTATTTTAGAAGAAAAATCTTTGGAATTAATGAAAAAGTGTATTGAATTAGCTCAAGATTTAGGAGTCAGAACGATCCAATTAGCAGGATATGACGTCTACTATGAAGAAAAGTCGCCTCAGACTCGTCAACGCTTTCTCAAAAATTTGAGACAAGCCTGTGACTGGGCAGAAGAAGCTCAAGTCGTCTTAGCCATCGAAATCATGGACGATCCGTTTATCAACTCAATCGAAAAGTATCTGGCCGTCGAAAAAGCAATTCAATCTCCTTACTTGTTCGTCTATCCAGATACTGGCAATCTCTCAGCTTGGCACAATGATCTTTGGAGTGAGTTCTATATAGGCCACCGGTCAATTGCTGCGCTCCACTTAAAAGATACCTATGCAGTTTCAGAGACATGTAGTGGCCAATTTAGGGATGTTCCATTTGGAAAAGGTTGTGTTGAGTGGAAAGAATTATTTAGAATTCTGAAGGAAACCAGATATATGGGGGCATTCTTAATCGAAATGTGGACTGAAAATTGTAACAGTATAGAGGAAACAAAAACTGCTATTAAAGAAGCACAAAACTTTTTGTATCCACTGATAGAAGAAGCGGAGTTAAACTAAATGCCAAAAAATTTAGAAGAAATGCGTCAACGGGTGTGTGATGCAAATAAGTCATTGCCTGACCATGGTCTTGTCAAATTTACATGGGGTAATGTCTCTGAGATTTGTCGGGAATTAGGACGTATTGTTATCAAACCATCAGGGGTTGACTATGAGTTATTAACGCCTGAAAATATGGTAGTGACAGATTTAGACGGTAATATCCTGGAAGGTGATTTGAATCCTTCATCGGATCTGCCTACTCACGTTCAATTATATAAAGCATGGGAAGATATTCAAGCAATTGTACATACCCATTCGACGGAAGCTGTTGGTTGGGCACAAGCTGGCAGAGATATTCCATTTTATGGGACAACTCATGCTGATTATTTTTATGGACCAATACCATGTGCTAGATCTTTGTCGGCTAATGAAGTGGAAATAGCTTATGAGAAAGAAACTGGGACAGTTATTCTTGAAGAATTTAATAACCGTGGAATTAACCCATCAGCGGTGCCAGGAATTGTTGTCAGAAATCATGGCCCATTTACATGGGGTCAAACGCCAGAACAGGCAGTCTATCATTCTGTAGTATTGGAAGAAGTAGCTAAAATGGACCGGTTTACAGAACAAATCAATCCTCGGGTTGAGCCAGCACCTTCTTACATAATGGATAAACATTATCTGAGAAAGCATGGTCCGAATGCTTATTATGGGCAACAATCTTAAAATTATTTCAAAATAGAAGCAAAAATAGTATATGTTTGGGGTATCTTGGATACGCCAAGCATTTTTTGATATAATGTTTAAATATAAAATTTAATATTTTTTTAAAAGATATTAAAAAATAGAGGTGATGACATGCTATTAGATAAAAAGAGTTATGATTTATTAGATTACCTTATCAAGCTTGAAAAACCAGAGACTATAATGACAATTTCAAAAAATCTGGACCAATCACGTCGAAAAATCTATTATCATCTTGAGAAAATTAATGATTCACTTCCAGAGACTGTTCCAAAAATTGTAGCTATCCCAAGAGTCGGCATTCAACTCAGTTTGACCCAAGTTAAATCATGTAAGGAATTATTGAAAAATGTCAGTGATTATTACTATGTTTTGAAGTGTGACGAGCGGATGAAGTTATCAGCAATCTGTATTGCAACATCTACTCAACGGGTAACGATTGATACTTTAATGGAGTTGACAGATGTTTCAAGAAACACGGTTTTAAATGACTTGAATGAATTAAGGGAACAACTTTCTCAAAAAGATTACTCCATATCTTTGCTGTCAAAAAAAGCCAAAGGCTATTACTTTGACTGTCATCCTCTATCTTATATTCAATTCTTACATACCTTGCTCGATGATATCTACAGGGGTACTAATACCACTTTCATCGAGATATTTGATAAGAAAACAAATCATTTTTTAGGGACAACAACCTATTTTTCTAAGGAAGTGCAGGATTTCTTTAGGAATTATCTACCTATTTCTCAAGCTAATCTAGGAAAAAAGTTAACTCGTCCAGATAGTCAATTTATGGTTCAAATCCTTCCCTTTGTTTTACTAAGTTACCGTAATATGCAATATGGTAAGCAAGTAAAAGAGACTCTTGAAAAAGATTTTAGTTTAATCTGGAAGAGAAAAGAGTACTACATTGCAAAGGATCTAGCCCATCAACTTTTTATAAATTTCAAGTTATTTCTGGATGATATTGAAGTAGGTTTGGTCGCGATGCTCTTATTATCTTTTAGAAAAGATAAGGATAATCATGTTGACAGTCCTGATTATGATGAGATGAGGGTAACCTTATATCATTTTATTAAAGTGCTCGAAGATCGGCACCACTTACAATTTACCCATGAACAAGAACTTGTCAAACAATTAATCAGACACTGTAAAGCTCTGATTTATAGAAAACATTATGGTATTTCCTCAGTAAATCCGATGACTAAGCATATCAAGGAAAAATATGCCGACCTTTATCAATGCTGCCATTCGGCAGCCAGTATTCTAGAGGAAGCTTGGCAACTTAGTCTAGCTGAAGATGACATTGCCTATATAACGATTCACTTAGGGGGTGAATTAAGAAATAGTAAAAGTTTGACACCGCCTACACGATTAGTCATTATTTCAGATGATGGGATTGGTATTCAAAAGTTACTCTATAAACAATGTCAGCAACTTTTAACTAATAGTCAGATTGACGCCGTGCTAACAACGGAACAATATAAGAGTATCGAGGATTTGCTTTCAGTTGATTATATTATCACGACTAATGATGACTTAGATAGTAATGAATCGAGCATCGTTGTTAATCCAATTCTGACAGATGATAATATTGTCCATTTAGTGAACACGATTAACCGAGCATCCCAGGTTGATAATTTGGATTTCTCTGAAAAAATCAATCAAATTGTAGCACCACTAAACCTTTGTGAGGCGGAGCAATTCGCCATAAAAAATCAAATTGAAAAACTTCTGTGGGATGAATTGGTCACATCTATCCAAGTTTATCACCCACATCAATAAGTGTAGGCCTCAGCAATCAATGCCATGCTGGGGATTTTTAGTGTCTGAATGAAAATTTAGTTATATATCCATTTTTGAACACAATGCTGTGTGAGACTTGGTCTTTTAATCAGCTTGTGATGGGACTATACTAAAACTATACTTATTAATACCGGAGGAATAATAATGGCAAAGGTTCAAGATATTACACGTGAATCATGGATTTTAAGTACGTTTCCTGAATGGGGTACTTGGTTAAATGAAGAAATTGAAGAAGAAGTCGTTCCTGCAAATAATTTTGCAATGTGGTGGTTAGGAAATTGTGGCGTTTGGATAAAAACACCTGGTGGAGCAAATATTGTCATGGACCTTTGGTCAAATCGAGGCAAATCAACTAAAAAAGTTAAAGACATGGTTCGTGGTCATCAAATGGCCAATATGGCTGGTGTCAGAAAATTGCAACCTAATTTACGCGTTCAACCAATGGTTATTGATCCTTTTAAAATTAATGAACTGGATTATTATCTTGTATCTCATTTTCACAGTGATCACATCGATATCAATACGGCTGCAGCTATTATTAATAATCCAAAATTAAATCATGTTAAATTTGTAGGTCCTTATGAATGTGGTGAAATTTGGAAAAAATGGGGAGTCCCAGAGGACCGTATCATGGTTATCAAACCTGGTGAGACATTTACCATTAAAGACATGACTATCACTGCTGTCGAATCATTTGACCGTACTTGTCTAGTAACACTTCCTGTTGATGGAGCAGAGGAAAATGATGGTGAATTGGCTGGTTTAGCTATTTCAGATGATGAAATGGCTCGAAAAGCTGTCAACTACATTTTTGAAACACCGGGTGGTACAATCTATCATGGGGCAGATTCGCATTTTTCAAATTATTTTGCTAAACATGGTCGTGATTATAAAATCGATGTTGCTATCAATAACTATGGTGAGAACCCATTAGGAATTCAAGATAAAATGACTTCAATTGACTTACTCCGTATGGCGGAGAATTTGAGAGCAAAAGTTATTATTCCAGTTCACTATGATATTTGGTCAAACTTCATGGCTTCAACAGATGAAATTCTTCAACTATGGAAAATGCGTAAGGAAAGACTTCAATATGATTTCCATCCATTTATTTGGGAAGTCGGTGGCAAATATACCTACCCACAAGATCAAGATCGAATTGAATACCATCACCCACGAGGATTTGATGATTGCTTCCTAGAAGAATCAAATATTCAATTTAAATCACTATTATAAGAAAAAGCTAAAATACCAAGTTTACTTGGTATTTTTTAGTTTTTGAGGTTTGTTTTCTGAAAATAGGAATGATTGTGCTAAAATTAAAACAATAATAGAATAAGAGAAAGGAAATATTTTATGAAAAATGCACTTTTGATTGTTAATCCTGCTTCAGGTGGAGAAGAGGCAAAGTCTTATCAAGAAGCAGCTAAAAAGAAATTAGATAGTCACTTTGATCAAGTTGATGTTAAGTTGACTGAGAAAGTTGGTGATGGTCAAGCATTTGCTCGCCAAGCAGCTGAAGAAGGTTACCACAGTATTTTTGTAATGGGTGGAGATGGCACTGTCAATGAGGGAATTAGTGGAATTGCAGAGCAGGGATACAAACCTAACTTTGGTTTTTTCCCATTAGGGACAGTCAATGACTTAGCTAGAGCGCTAGGTATTCCAGTTGATCCCCAAGAAGCAATTGATAATATGAATCTTGATAATACACAAGACTTAGATATTGGTAAAGTTAATCAATCTTACTTTACTAATGTTGTAGCTATAGGTAATATTCCTCAGTCCATCAATAATGTGGATGATAAGTTAAAAACGAAGCTTGGTCCAGTGGCATATTTCATTTCAGGATTAAAACATGCCCTAACCAACAAAAGCTATGAATTCCAAGTTGTTCATGATGGCAAGAGGAGTAGAGTAGAAGGTTCACTTTTATTAGTGGCGCTAACAAATTCAATCGGTGGCTACAATAATCTTACTCCAGACGCTAAGGTAGATGATGGTTACTTACATTTAATCTTAACCAAGGATAAAAACTTCCTGGAAACTTTGGAAGCATTACCTGCTTTATTGAAAAAAGAACAGACAGATGAACCTTTAGTATCTTACAAACGTGCAAAAAAGGTTAATATTTCTGTAAAATTTGCTGACTTAGAAACAAATGTAGATGGGGATCCAGGAGATATGTTACCTGTCTCAATTGCCATTCTTCCAAGACATATTAAAGTTTATACTTGTAAAAAAGATTAAAAAAATAAGAGCAGTTTTTAGAGCTGTTCTTTTTTCTATTTTGTAGAAAAATAGCGTAGTATATTTCTAAAATTTCCACTAAATAGATAACAATGATATCGTTTTCCTTGATTCAAATGGGTTTTGCCACTGCAAAATCCTTGACAAAAAGTGACCACACGTGATATCATAGAGATGTTCTGTTAGAAAAATTATTTTACATAATAAAAAATGATTCCTAAACAAGTGAAAATACCTTGTTTTTTTAGTAGGAAATACACAGATTGGGAGAAAAATACAGATGGCAAATATCTTAGAAGTCAAAAATTTAACAAAGATTTTTGGTAAAAGACAAAAAGCAGCTTTAGAACTTGTTAAAGCTGGAAAAAGTAAGACAGAAATTTTAAAACAAACAGGTGCCACGGTTGGTGTCTATGATGCAAGTTTTGATGTTAAAGAAGGTGAAATCTTCGTTATTATGGGCTTGTCTGGTTCAGGTAAGTCTACTTTGGTTCGAATGATTAACCGGTTAATCGAGCCATCAGCTGGTTCAATTCAATTATCTGGGAAAGACATTTCAAAAATGAATCCAGAAAGTTTAAGAGAAGTGCGACGCCATGATATTAACATGGTCTTTCAAAGCTTTGCCCTTTTTCCACATAGAACCATTCTCGAAAACACCGAGTTTGGTCTTGAATTAAGAGGTGTTCCAAAAGAAGAACGTCAAGAAAGAGCAGAAAAAGCCTTGGACAATGCAGGTCTACTTAATTTTAAAGACCAATATCCAAATCAATTGTCAGGTGGGATGCAACAGCGTGTTGGTTTAGCTCGTGCATTGGCTAACGGACCTAAAATCCTTTTAATGGATGAGGCCTTCTCAGCACTTGACCCATTAATTCGTCGTGATATGCAAGATGAGCTGGTTGAACTACAAGCATCAACTGAACAAACAATCATTTTCATCAGTCATGATTTGAACGAAGCTCTTCGCATTGGTGACCGCATTGCTCTTATGAAAGATGGCGAAATTATGCAGATTGGCACAGGTGAAGAAATTCTGACTAATCCAGCTAATGACTTTGTTCGTGAGTTCGTTGAAGACGTCGACAGATCGAAAGTTTTAACCGCACAAAACATTATGATCAAGCCATTTACGGCTAATGTTGAAATTGACGGACCACAAGTGGCTCTTAATCGTATGCACACCGAAGAAGTTTCAATGTTGATGGCAACAAACCGTCGTCGCCAACTAGTTGGTACCGTAACTGCCGATGCAGCACTAGAAGCTCGTAAAAAAGCATTGCCACTGTCAGAAGTTATTGATCGTGACGTTCGCACAGTCAGCAAAGATACGGTCATTACAGATATTATGCCATTAATTTATGACTCATCAGCACCAATTGCTGTTACTGACGAGAATAATCGATTATTAGGTGTTATTATCCGTGGTCGTGTGATTGAAGCTCTAGCAAATATTTCTGATGAAGATGACAATGATCCAGTAAGTGAACATTCAGGGGTTACTAAAGAGCTTGAACAAGAGCAACAAGAATTACAAGCACTACAAGCACAAAATTAATCAGAAGGAGAAGATATTTTGGAGAATTTATTACAAACAAAATTACCAGTTGCACAGCTGGTTGAAAAATTAACAGAATGGTTAACTAACACATTCTCTGGTCTGTTTGATTTGATGCAAAAAGTGGGTAGTTATCTAATGGATTGGATGACTAATACCATGTTATTCATACCGGCCTTATTATTCATTTTATTGGTTACTATTGCAGTATTTTTTTTATCAAAGAAAAAATGGCCACTGCCAGCCTTTACTTTCCTTGGTTTATTGTTTATTTATAATCAAGGCTTATGGGAAGAATTGATTAACACCTTCACCTTAGTTGTTGTTGCTAGTTTAATTTCAATTGTGATTGGTGTTCCTTTAGGCATTTGGATGGCTAAGAATTCCACTGTGAGAAATATTGTCAATCCCATATTGGACTTTATGCAAACCATGCCAGCCTTTGTTTATTTGATTCCAGCCGTAGCCTTCTTTGGTATTGGGATGGTACCTGGGGTCTTTGCCTCAGTTATTTTCGCCCTACCACCAACTGTTCGTTTCACAAATTTAGGTATTCGTGAAATTTCGACTGAATTGGTAGAAGCAGCAGATAGTTTTGGTTCAACAAGTAAACAAAAGCTATTTAAAGTAGAATTACCACTTGCTAAAAATACAATCATGGCAGGTATTAACCAAACCATGATGCTTGCCCTCTCAATGGTTGTAACAGGGTCTATGATTGGAGCTCCAGGTTTAGGACGTAAAGTACTATCTGCCCTTCAACATGCTGATATTGGTACAGGATTTGTTTCAGGTTTAGCCTTAGTTATCTTAGCAATTATATTAGACCGTACGACACAAAGTTTTAATACTAATCAAGAGGACAAAGCTAAGTCAGGTAAAACGAACAAACTTGTTGGTCTTGCTGCAATTGCTGTATTTGTCATTGCGGCTTTAGGTCACACTTTTGTTAATATGGCATCAGGTTCGACTGAAACAGGTGAAAAGGTTAAAATTTCATACATGCAATGGGACTCTGAAATTGCCTCAACAAATGTTATTGCTGAACTTTTAAAACAAAAAGGTTACCAAGTTGAAATAACACCATTAGATAATGCCGTTATGTGGCAAACCGTCGCTAATGGCGATGCTGACTTTTCAGTTAGTC encodes:
- a CDS encoding L-ribulose-5-phosphate 3-epimerase, yielding MGRPIGIYEKATPKQFSWLERLEFAKELGFDFVEMSIDESDARLERLNWSKEERLDLVKAIYQTGVRIPSICFSGHRRYPLGSNNPILEEKSLELMKKCIELAQDLGVRTIQLAGYDVYYEEKSPQTRQRFLKNLRQACDWAEEAQVVLAIEIMDDPFINSIEKYLAVEKAIQSPYLFVYPDTGNLSAWHNDLWSEFYIGHRSIAALHLKDTYAVSETCSGQFRDVPFGKGCVEWKELFRILKETRYMGAFLIEMWTENCNSIEETKTAIKEAQNFLYPLIEEAELN
- a CDS encoding L-ribulose-5-phosphate 4-epimerase, with amino-acid sequence MPKNLEEMRQRVCDANKSLPDHGLVKFTWGNVSEICRELGRIVIKPSGVDYELLTPENMVVTDLDGNILEGDLNPSSDLPTHVQLYKAWEDIQAIVHTHSTEAVGWAQAGRDIPFYGTTHADYFYGPIPCARSLSANEVEIAYEKETGTVILEEFNNRGINPSAVPGIVVRNHGPFTWGQTPEQAVYHSVVLEEVAKMDRFTEQINPRVEPAPSYIMDKHYLRKHGPNAYYGQQS
- a CDS encoding BglG family transcription antiterminator, producing MLLDKKSYDLLDYLIKLEKPETIMTISKNLDQSRRKIYYHLEKINDSLPETVPKIVAIPRVGIQLSLTQVKSCKELLKNVSDYYYVLKCDERMKLSAICIATSTQRVTIDTLMELTDVSRNTVLNDLNELREQLSQKDYSISLLSKKAKGYYFDCHPLSYIQFLHTLLDDIYRGTNTTFIEIFDKKTNHFLGTTTYFSKEVQDFFRNYLPISQANLGKKLTRPDSQFMVQILPFVLLSYRNMQYGKQVKETLEKDFSLIWKRKEYYIAKDLAHQLFINFKLFLDDIEVGLVAMLLLSFRKDKDNHVDSPDYDEMRVTLYHFIKVLEDRHHLQFTHEQELVKQLIRHCKALIYRKHYGISSVNPMTKHIKEKYADLYQCCHSAASILEEAWQLSLAEDDIAYITIHLGGELRNSKSLTPPTRLVIISDDGIGIQKLLYKQCQQLLTNSQIDAVLTTEQYKSIEDLLSVDYIITTNDDLDSNESSIVVNPILTDDNIVHLVNTINRASQVDNLDFSEKINQIVAPLNLCEAEQFAIKNQIEKLLWDELVTSIQVYHPHQ
- the ulaG gene encoding L-ascorbate 6-phosphate lactonase, with product MAKVQDITRESWILSTFPEWGTWLNEEIEEEVVPANNFAMWWLGNCGVWIKTPGGANIVMDLWSNRGKSTKKVKDMVRGHQMANMAGVRKLQPNLRVQPMVIDPFKINELDYYLVSHFHSDHIDINTAAAIINNPKLNHVKFVGPYECGEIWKKWGVPEDRIMVIKPGETFTIKDMTITAVESFDRTCLVTLPVDGAEENDGELAGLAISDDEMARKAVNYIFETPGGTIYHGADSHFSNYFAKHGRDYKIDVAINNYGENPLGIQDKMTSIDLLRMAENLRAKVIIPVHYDIWSNFMASTDEILQLWKMRKERLQYDFHPFIWEVGGKYTYPQDQDRIEYHHPRGFDDCFLEESNIQFKSLL
- a CDS encoding diacylglycerol/lipid kinase family protein gives rise to the protein MKNALLIVNPASGGEEAKSYQEAAKKKLDSHFDQVDVKLTEKVGDGQAFARQAAEEGYHSIFVMGGDGTVNEGISGIAEQGYKPNFGFFPLGTVNDLARALGIPVDPQEAIDNMNLDNTQDLDIGKVNQSYFTNVVAIGNIPQSINNVDDKLKTKLGPVAYFISGLKHALTNKSYEFQVVHDGKRSRVEGSLLLVALTNSIGGYNNLTPDAKVDDGYLHLILTKDKNFLETLEALPALLKKEQTDEPLVSYKRAKKVNISVKFADLETNVDGDPGDMLPVSIAILPRHIKVYTCKKD
- a CDS encoding quaternary amine ABC transporter ATP-binding protein; translation: MANILEVKNLTKIFGKRQKAALELVKAGKSKTEILKQTGATVGVYDASFDVKEGEIFVIMGLSGSGKSTLVRMINRLIEPSAGSIQLSGKDISKMNPESLREVRRHDINMVFQSFALFPHRTILENTEFGLELRGVPKEERQERAEKALDNAGLLNFKDQYPNQLSGGMQQRVGLARALANGPKILLMDEAFSALDPLIRRDMQDELVELQASTEQTIIFISHDLNEALRIGDRIALMKDGEIMQIGTGEEILTNPANDFVREFVEDVDRSKVLTAQNIMIKPFTANVEIDGPQVALNRMHTEEVSMLMATNRRRQLVGTVTADAALEARKKALPLSEVIDRDVRTVSKDTVITDIMPLIYDSSAPIAVTDENNRLLGVIIRGRVIEALANISDEDDNDPVSEHSGVTKELEQEQQELQALQAQN
- a CDS encoding ABC transporter permease/substrate binding protein; the protein is MENLLQTKLPVAQLVEKLTEWLTNTFSGLFDLMQKVGSYLMDWMTNTMLFIPALLFILLVTIAVFFLSKKKWPLPAFTFLGLLFIYNQGLWEELINTFTLVVVASLISIVIGVPLGIWMAKNSTVRNIVNPILDFMQTMPAFVYLIPAVAFFGIGMVPGVFASVIFALPPTVRFTNLGIREISTELVEAADSFGSTSKQKLFKVELPLAKNTIMAGINQTMMLALSMVVTGSMIGAPGLGRKVLSALQHADIGTGFVSGLALVILAIILDRTTQSFNTNQEDKAKSGKTNKLVGLAAIAVFVIAALGHTFVNMASGSTETGEKVKISYMQWDSEIASTNVIAELLKQKGYQVEITPLDNAVMWQTVANGDADFSVSPWLPVTQAEHMKKYKDQLEDLGPNLKGTKLGLVVPTYMKDVNSIEDLSDQAKKKITGIEPGAGITSATKKTMKSYSNLSDWELILSSTGAMTTSLDQAYKNKKEIVVTGWSPHWMFSKYKLKYLKDPKKTLGGSENINTIARLGLKKDKPKLYKIVDKFNWTTQDMESVMLDMNEGMDPADAAKKWIKANPEKVAEWTK